Proteins co-encoded in one Leucobacter exalbidus genomic window:
- a CDS encoding VIT1/CCC1 transporter family protein, which translates to MSTETVDSMQHDNEPHDTKIGQKLNWLRAGVLGANDGIVSTAGVVIGVAAATPGNVLAIATAGLAALVAGAFSMAGGEYVSVSTQRDTEKALIEKEKRELAEQPEEELRELAGLYEQRGLTPHLAMQVAEELTARDALAAHAEVELGIDPNEYTSPWIAAVSSFVAFTVGALIPLIMILLPLGEHRVWVAALAVVIGLLLTGWISAVLGGAPRGRAIMRNVVMGGATMVATYGIGLLFGGIVG; encoded by the coding sequence ATGAGCACTGAGACGGTCGACAGCATGCAGCACGACAACGAGCCCCACGACACCAAGATCGGGCAGAAGCTGAACTGGTTGCGGGCCGGGGTGCTGGGCGCGAACGATGGCATCGTGTCGACCGCCGGTGTCGTGATCGGTGTGGCCGCGGCCACCCCGGGCAACGTGCTCGCGATCGCCACCGCGGGCCTTGCCGCCCTCGTTGCCGGTGCATTCTCGATGGCCGGCGGCGAGTACGTGTCGGTGAGCACGCAGCGCGACACCGAGAAAGCCCTCATCGAGAAAGAGAAGCGCGAGCTCGCCGAGCAGCCCGAAGAGGAGCTGCGCGAACTCGCCGGGCTGTACGAGCAGCGCGGGCTCACCCCGCACCTCGCCATGCAGGTCGCCGAAGAGCTCACGGCCCGCGACGCCCTCGCCGCGCACGCCGAGGTCGAGCTCGGCATCGACCCCAATGAGTACACGAGCCCGTGGATCGCCGCGGTGTCATCGTTTGTGGCTTTCACCGTTGGCGCACTGATTCCGCTGATCATGATCCTGCTGCCGCTGGGCGAGCACCGCGTGTGGGTGGCGGCGCTTGCCGTGGTGATCGGGTTGTTGCTCACCGGCTGGATTAGTGCGGTGCTGGGCGGGGCCCCGCGCGGCCGGGCCATCATGCGCAACGTCGTCATGGGCGGCGCCACCATGGTGGCCACATATGGGATCGGGCTGCTGTTTGGCGGGATCGTGGGCTAA